One window from the genome of Roseomonas haemaphysalidis encodes:
- the rimP gene encoding ribosome maturation factor RimP, which yields MALTGRLFLFLDEIDELPASEGLESRIAATITPTLAAMGYEVVRVMIQGKQTPTVQIMADRTDGRLIGVADCEAISHAAGAVLDVDDPFKGEWHLEVSSPGIDRPLTRTKDWERFAGHLAIAEMSIPIEGRRRFRGFILGVDEASVRLKLEDAGEVTLPRADLRRAKLVLTDELIAASAAQAGVSHEGLEDDPEDDAPAAPLPKRN from the coding sequence GTGGCCTTAACCGGCCGCCTTTTTTTGTTTTTGGACGAGATCGACGAACTTCCCGCATCTGAGGGCCTCGAGTCCCGGATCGCCGCCACCATCACGCCCACGCTCGCCGCGATGGGCTACGAGGTCGTGCGCGTGATGATCCAGGGCAAGCAGACCCCCACCGTGCAGATCATGGCCGACCGCACCGACGGCCGGCTGATCGGCGTGGCCGACTGCGAGGCGATCAGCCACGCCGCCGGCGCGGTGCTGGACGTGGACGACCCGTTCAAGGGCGAATGGCACCTGGAGGTGTCCTCGCCCGGCATCGACCGGCCGCTGACGCGCACCAAGGACTGGGAGCGCTTCGCCGGCCATCTGGCGATCGCCGAGATGAGCATCCCGATCGAGGGGCGGCGGCGCTTCCGCGGCTTCATCCTCGGGGTGGACGAGGCTTCGGTGCGGCTCAAGCTGGAGGATGCGGGGGAGGTGACCCTGCCCCGCGCCGACCTGCGCCGCGCCAAGCTGGTGCTGACCGACGAGCTGATTGCCGCCAGCGCGGCGCAGGCCGGGGTGTCGCACGAGGGTCTGGAAGACGACCCCGAGGACGACGCCCCCGCCGCCCCCTTGCCCAAGAGGAACTAG
- a CDS encoding glycosyltransferase family 4 protein, with protein sequence MRPRIYIDGHNLALDQGTGVATYARNLSFRLGGLGAEVGVLYGTRASPSRNPLIREIAFFDNRVGEANAWLRWVRSARRTMLSPFGEYASGVPVTGKVVSTTFESRMPHYDHLWNVENGFTVAHNHFRHYKARMTVRMPRPPEIMHWTYPLAMRVPGAKNIYTLHDLVPLRLPYTTLDHKRRYFRLNRLLVKKADHIITVSEASKRDIVNLLGADPDKVTNTYQSVEIPRKFSDKPVPEAMDEIKGSFGLDWKGYFMFFGAIEPKKNVGRMIEAFLSSGSDLPLVIVGKQAWKSEEELKLLFDDHIRFQVQEGSILRTRRKIILLDYAPFRLLISLIRGARACLFPSLYEGFGLPALEAMKLGTPVMTSNTSSLPEVVGDAAITVDPYDVRAMVEAIRALDKDADLRGWLEQAGPRRAALFSAEQYERRLAEVYARLGVKVEPGSGGAAAAPLPLAAE encoded by the coding sequence ATGCGTCCCCGCATTTACATCGACGGCCACAATCTCGCGCTCGACCAGGGGACCGGCGTCGCCACCTATGCGCGCAACCTCAGCTTCCGGCTGGGCGGGCTGGGGGCGGAGGTCGGCGTGCTGTACGGCACCCGCGCCAGCCCCAGCCGCAACCCGCTGATCCGCGAGATCGCGTTTTTCGACAACCGGGTGGGCGAGGCCAATGCCTGGCTGCGCTGGGTGCGCTCGGCGCGCCGCACCATGCTGTCGCCTTTCGGCGAATACGCCAGCGGCGTGCCGGTGACGGGCAAGGTGGTGTCCACCACCTTTGAAAGCCGCATGCCGCATTACGACCACCTGTGGAACGTGGAAAACGGCTTCACCGTCGCGCACAACCATTTCCGGCACTACAAGGCGCGCATGACGGTGCGGATGCCCCGCCCGCCCGAGATCATGCACTGGACCTACCCGCTGGCCATGCGGGTGCCGGGCGCCAAGAACATCTACACGCTGCACGACCTGGTGCCGCTGCGGCTGCCCTACACCACGCTGGATCACAAGCGCCGCTACTTCCGGCTGAACCGCCTGCTGGTGAAGAAGGCCGACCACATCATCACGGTGAGCGAGGCCTCCAAGCGCGACATCGTCAACCTGCTGGGCGCCGACCCGGACAAGGTGACCAACACCTACCAGTCGGTCGAGATCCCGCGGAAGTTCTCCGACAAGCCGGTGCCGGAGGCGATGGACGAGATCAAGGGCTCCTTCGGCCTCGACTGGAAGGGCTACTTCATGTTCTTCGGGGCGATCGAGCCCAAGAAGAATGTGGGCCGCATGATCGAGGCCTTTCTGTCCTCCGGCTCCGACCTGCCGCTGGTGATCGTCGGCAAGCAGGCCTGGAAAAGCGAGGAGGAGCTGAAGCTCCTGTTCGACGACCACATCCGCTTCCAGGTGCAGGAAGGCTCCATCCTGCGCACCCGCCGCAAGATCATCCTGCTCGACTACGCGCCCTTCAGGCTGCTGATCTCGCTGATCCGCGGCGCCCGCGCCTGCCTGTTCCCCTCGCTCTACGAGGGCTTCGGCCTGCCGGCGCTGGAAGCCATGAAGCTCGGCACGCCGGTGATGACCTCCAACACCTCCTCCCTGCCGGAAGTGGTGGGCGACGCCGCCATCACGGTGGACCCCTACGACGTGCGCGCCATGGTGGAAGCCATCCGCGCCCTGGACAAGGATGCCGACCTGCGCGGCTGGCTGGAACAGGCCGGCCCCCGCCGCGCCGCCCTGTTCAGCGCCGAGCAGTACGAGCGCCGCCTGGCCGAGGTCTACGCCCGGCTCGGCGTCAAGGTGGAACCGGGCAGCGGCGGCGCGGCAGCGGCGCCGTTGCCACTGGCGGCGGAATAA
- a CDS encoding glycosyltransferase — MSAELAALRQQADTLRHAGEWPAAAAAYAAVLQLAPDDSGALLQRARCLQAAGQAAPALPLLREAAALRPRDAAARRRLAAAADALGRHAEAEAALAAAVSLDPGQDDTWAEWLDALPRAAPPPAALGVVLDLTDLAAWIRRGRRVPSGIQRVQLDVAQAALQGPVPPVLCAMPAAGGGWRRWPAALFHRIDHLMRLDADPLDPAWRNAAALLDDLLQEAPMSFAPGAVLCSLGGSWSQPDHLLCLRVAREGTGLRHVALLHDCAPLAVPEHCAPATVSAYARWFANLALHADAVLLNSRFTRDELRRRHAALLPGLPLPDHAVLGLDATPRPPPPEAPPAVLPRALRGGRPFVLFVATIEARKNHLMVFQAWLALLRRLPPGQVPDLVCVGRPGWLAEPALELLRTAPPLHGRVHLLHGVADPLLAALRRDCLFTLYNSHQEGWGLPVTESLAAGRPVLAPGHSALLEAGEHGATFFEPGSEPALVEAVAAMVTDPAARARAEAGIAAAPPRRDWAAVAAELLHQAARLAAAAPPRPPLPLVPGAVVPVRRTGHPRPLPAMAVAEAVRAGPLWHPMDTDAAWTRPGAARLSLPLPPALHGPLRLELLLQAPPRDQVVGLRLQRGAIPGLDAPVTEVVLPAGATQLVGLDVPAGTGAVEVVLDSATAATLPDGRRVGLALRTLSVARADSVEDRLAVREARAFRLVASLEA, encoded by the coding sequence ATGAGTGCCGAGCTCGCGGCCCTGCGCCAGCAGGCCGACACGCTGCGCCACGCCGGCGAATGGCCCGCCGCCGCCGCCGCCTATGCCGCCGTGCTGCAGCTGGCGCCCGACGATTCGGGCGCGCTGCTGCAGCGTGCCCGATGCCTGCAGGCCGCCGGCCAAGCCGCCCCCGCCCTGCCGCTGCTGCGCGAGGCTGCGGCGCTGCGCCCGCGCGACGCCGCCGCCCGGCGCCGCCTGGCCGCGGCGGCCGACGCGCTGGGCCGCCATGCCGAGGCCGAGGCGGCGCTGGCCGCCGCCGTATCCCTGGACCCCGGGCAGGACGACACCTGGGCCGAATGGCTGGACGCCCTGCCGCGCGCCGCGCCGCCGCCCGCCGCCCTGGGCGTGGTGCTCGACCTCACCGACCTCGCGGCCTGGATCCGCCGTGGCCGCCGCGTGCCCTCCGGCATCCAGCGGGTGCAGTTGGACGTGGCGCAGGCCGCGCTGCAAGGCCCCGTGCCGCCGGTGCTCTGCGCCATGCCGGCCGCCGGCGGCGGCTGGCGGCGCTGGCCGGCGGCGCTGTTCCACCGCATCGACCACCTGATGCGGCTGGACGCCGACCCGCTGGACCCCGCCTGGCGGAACGCCGCCGCCCTGCTGGACGACCTGCTGCAGGAAGCGCCGATGAGCTTCGCGCCCGGCGCTGTGCTGTGCTCGCTGGGCGGCAGCTGGTCGCAGCCCGACCACCTGCTGTGCCTGCGCGTGGCGCGCGAAGGCACGGGGCTGCGCCATGTCGCCCTGCTGCACGACTGCGCGCCGCTGGCGGTGCCGGAGCACTGCGCCCCCGCCACGGTGTCCGCCTATGCCCGCTGGTTCGCCAACCTGGCCCTGCACGCGGACGCGGTGCTGCTCAACTCGCGTTTCACGCGCGACGAGCTGCGCCGCCGGCATGCCGCGCTGCTGCCCGGACTGCCGCTGCCGGACCATGCGGTGCTGGGCCTCGACGCCACCCCCCGCCCCCCGCCGCCGGAGGCGCCGCCCGCCGTGTTGCCCCGCGCGCTGCGCGGCGGCCGCCCCTTTGTGCTGTTTGTCGCCACCATCGAGGCGCGCAAGAACCACCTGATGGTGTTCCAGGCCTGGCTGGCCCTGCTGCGCCGCTTGCCGCCAGGACAGGTGCCGGACCTGGTCTGCGTCGGCCGCCCCGGCTGGCTGGCCGAGCCCGCGCTGGAACTGCTGCGCACGGCGCCCCCCCTGCACGGCCGGGTGCACCTGCTGCACGGCGTGGCCGACCCGCTGCTGGCGGCGCTGCGGCGCGACTGCCTGTTCACCCTGTACAACAGCCACCAGGAGGGCTGGGGCCTGCCGGTGACGGAAAGCCTGGCCGCCGGCCGCCCGGTGCTGGCGCCCGGGCATTCCGCCCTGCTGGAAGCCGGCGAGCACGGCGCCACCTTCTTCGAGCCCGGCTCCGAGCCCGCGCTGGTGGAGGCCGTGGCGGCCATGGTCACCGACCCGGCGGCACGGGCCAGGGCCGAGGCCGGGATCGCCGCCGCGCCGCCGCGCCGCGACTGGGCGGCGGTGGCCGCCGAGCTGCTGCACCAGGCCGCCCGCCTGGCCGCCGCCGCCCCGCCCCGCCCGCCGCTGCCGCTGGTCCCCGGCGCCGTGGTGCCGGTGCGCCGCACCGGCCACCCCCGCCCGCTGCCCGCCATGGCGGTGGCCGAGGCCGTGCGCGCCGGCCCGCTATGGCACCCGATGGACACCGATGCCGCCTGGACCCGCCCCGGTGCGGCCCGGCTCAGCCTGCCCCTGCCCCCCGCCCTGCACGGCCCGCTGCGCCTGGAGCTTCTGCTGCAGGCACCGCCGCGCGACCAGGTGGTGGGCCTGCGCCTGCAGCGCGGCGCGATTCCCGGCCTTGATGCCCCGGTGACCGAGGTGGTGCTGCCCGCCGGCGCCACCCAGCTGGTCGGGCTGGACGTGCCGGCCGGCACAGGCGCGGTGGAGGTGGTGCTGGACAGCGCCACCGCCGCCACCCTGCCGGACGGCCGCCGCGTCGGGCTGGCGCTGCGGACGCTGTCGGTCGCACGCGCGGATTCGGTGGAGGACCGGCTGGCGGTGCGGGAAGCGCGGGCCTTTCGGCTGGTGGCGTCGCTGGAAGCCTGA
- a CDS encoding alpha/beta hydrolase domain-containing protein, with translation MPRPTVAALAALALATLAATPAGAEVSRFEVLSRQQPALDGRSFGPAGTAEKITARATIALDPADPRNAVIADLAAAPRNAGGRVEATTDVVILRPARPNGTLLFEVVNRGRKLLPGWVGDTDGASAIRLNSAEDAGNGFLLEQGYTLVWAGWQGDAPAGADLLRIALPTVPGLAGPSREEWSFTDTASPKRVALSYPIADRGSLRLTVRGHADDTRATPDGLALNVIDDSTVEITRPAGAAPGALYELTYTARDPKVAGMGLAAIRDVTSFLRRDGSDANPLAQGGRSGISRAIGLGISQSGRVLRDVLYVGMNQDEAGRLVFEGMMPVIPGARRSFTNARFAQPGRNPGPQFDRLYPVLDFPFTYPVTEDPLSGRRDGLLLRCAQSNSCPRIMQVDSEFEFWGSQASLLVTDAQGRHLDLPPEVRLYLLSGTPHGNVWNATVTRSPACALPLNPMSGGPALRALLVAMQNWIDQGVEPPASRFPTLAQGTLVPAAAVYPAPIPGLDYQGRYVRAQHIVPGTPLPEARGGYPLLLPRAGADGNAIAGIRLPALAVPRATYTGWNALPDGAGGTQGLCTQQGATLPLAATRAERDAAHDPRPSLEELYPTPDAYVEAVRAASARLVDERLLLPADAERSIAAARDGTLAKLAR, from the coding sequence ATGCCGCGTCCCACCGTGGCGGCGCTCGCCGCCCTGGCCCTCGCCACGCTCGCCGCCACGCCGGCCGGGGCCGAGGTCAGCCGCTTCGAGGTGCTGTCCCGCCAGCAGCCGGCACTGGATGGCCGCAGCTTCGGCCCCGCCGGCACCGCCGAGAAGATCACCGCCCGCGCCACCATCGCGCTGGACCCGGCCGACCCGCGCAACGCGGTGATCGCCGACCTGGCCGCCGCGCCGCGCAACGCCGGGGGCCGGGTGGAGGCCACCACCGACGTGGTGATCCTGCGCCCCGCCCGACCCAACGGCACGCTGCTGTTCGAAGTGGTCAACCGCGGCCGCAAGCTGTTGCCCGGCTGGGTGGGCGACACGGATGGCGCGAGCGCGATCCGCCTGAACAGCGCCGAGGATGCCGGCAACGGCTTTCTGCTGGAACAGGGCTACACGCTGGTCTGGGCCGGCTGGCAGGGCGATGCCCCGGCGGGCGCCGACCTCCTGCGCATTGCCCTGCCCACGGTGCCGGGCCTGGCCGGCCCGTCGCGCGAGGAATGGAGCTTCACGGACACGGCCAGCCCCAAGCGGGTGGCGCTAAGCTACCCCATCGCCGACCGCGGCAGCCTGCGCCTGACGGTGCGCGGCCATGCGGACGATACCCGCGCCACGCCGGACGGCCTGGCCCTCAACGTCATCGACGACAGCACGGTGGAGATCACCCGCCCCGCCGGCGCCGCGCCCGGCGCGCTGTACGAGCTGACCTACACGGCGCGCGACCCCAAGGTCGCCGGCATGGGGCTGGCCGCGATCCGCGACGTCACCAGCTTTCTGCGCCGCGACGGCAGCGACGCCAACCCGCTGGCGCAAGGCGGCCGCAGCGGCATCTCGCGCGCCATCGGCCTCGGCATCTCGCAATCCGGCCGCGTGCTGCGCGACGTGCTGTATGTCGGCATGAACCAGGACGAGGCCGGGCGGCTGGTGTTCGAGGGCATGATGCCCGTCATCCCCGGCGCGCGGCGCAGCTTCACCAATGCCCGCTTCGCCCAGCCCGGCCGCAACCCCGGCCCGCAGTTCGACCGGCTCTACCCCGTGCTGGACTTTCCCTTCACCTACCCGGTGACGGAGGACCCGCTGAGCGGCCGCCGCGACGGGCTGCTGCTGCGCTGCGCGCAGAGCAACTCCTGCCCGCGCATCATGCAGGTCGATTCGGAGTTCGAGTTCTGGGGTTCCCAGGCCAGCCTGCTGGTGACCGACGCGCAGGGCCGCCACCTGGACCTGCCGCCGGAGGTGCGGCTTTACCTGCTGAGCGGCACGCCGCACGGCAACGTCTGGAACGCCACCGTCACCCGCAGCCCCGCCTGCGCCCTGCCACTGAACCCGATGAGCGGCGGCCCCGCGCTGCGCGCCCTGCTGGTGGCCATGCAGAACTGGATCGACCAGGGGGTGGAGCCGCCGGCCAGCCGCTTTCCCACCCTGGCCCAGGGCACGCTGGTGCCGGCCGCCGCGGTCTACCCCGCGCCCATCCCGGGGCTGGACTACCAGGGCCGCTATGTTCGCGCGCAGCACATCGTCCCGGGCACGCCGCTGCCGGAAGCGCGGGGCGGCTACCCGCTGCTGCTGCCGCGCGCGGGGGCGGACGGCAACGCCATCGCCGGCATCCGCCTGCCCGCCCTCGCCGTGCCGCGCGCCACCTATACCGGCTGGAACGCCCTGCCGGACGGTGCCGGCGGCACGCAGGGCCTGTGCACGCAGCAAGGCGCCACCCTGCCGCTGGCCGCGACACGCGCCGAACGGGACGCCGCCCACGACCCCCGCCCCTCGCTGGAGGAGCTCTACCCGACGCCGGATGCCTATGTGGAAGCGGTGCGCGCCGCGAGCGCCCGGCTGGTGGACGAGCGCCTGCTGCTGCCGGCCGATGCCGAACGCAGCATCGCGGCAGCGCGGGACGGGACGCTGGCGAAGCTCGCTCGGTAA
- a CDS encoding RNA-binding protein has translation MKGDAADPDRGPLRRCIVTRETGPKETMLRFVLSPGRQLVPDLAGRLPGRGMWLSARADVLERAQARGAFSKAAKGLVIPPPDLRASIEQGLRARLRDHVGLARRAGQAVCGFQQVREWLQSGRAGLLVEAVDGSAAERRRLQGGHQTPVVAMLTAEELGAVFGRDHAVHVAIASGRIATIITQEAGRLAGISVNAYGAGS, from the coding sequence GTGAAAGGCGATGCGGCGGACCCGGACAGGGGGCCGCTGCGTCGTTGCATCGTGACGCGGGAAACGGGGCCCAAGGAGACCATGCTGCGCTTCGTGCTCAGCCCGGGGCGCCAGCTGGTGCCCGACCTCGCCGGGCGGCTGCCCGGGCGGGGAATGTGGTTGAGCGCGCGCGCCGATGTGCTAGAACGCGCGCAGGCCCGCGGCGCCTTCTCGAAGGCGGCCAAAGGGCTGGTCATACCGCCCCCCGATCTCCGCGCCAGCATCGAGCAAGGTCTCCGCGCTCGGCTGCGCGACCACGTTGGGCTGGCCCGGCGTGCCGGGCAAGCCGTTTGTGGGTTCCAGCAGGTGCGGGAATGGTTGCAGTCCGGCCGTGCCGGGCTGCTGGTGGAGGCGGTGGATGGCAGCGCGGCGGAGCGGCGGCGGCTACAAGGCGGGCATCAAACGCCCGTGGTGGCCATGCTGACCGCCGAGGAACTCGGGGCGGTGTTCGGGCGGGACCATGCGGTGCATGTGGCCATCGCGTCCGGGCGTATCGCCACAATCATCACACAGGAGGCTGGTCGCTTGGCCGGAATTTCTGTCAACGCGTACGGGGCGGGGTCGTGA
- the nusA gene encoding transcription termination factor NusA — translation MAVDISIARPELLQVADAVAREKMIERDEVLEAMEQAIQKAGRAKYGHEKDIRAVIDRRTGEVKLSRWSEVVEQEPVENEDTQIPLRIALKVQPGITVGEFIVDPLPPIDFGRIAAQTAKQVIVQRVREVERGKQFNEYKDRVGEVVNGVVKRTEYGNLMVDLGRAEALLRRDETIARETFRNGDRVRAYIYDVREEPRGPQVFLSRTHPGFLAKLFAQEVPEIYDGIIEIKAVARDPGSRAKMAVISRDSSIDPVGACVGMRGSRVQAVVAELQGEKIDIIPWSGENPTFVVNALAPAEVTKVVLDEETRRVEVVVPDDQLSLAIGRRGQNVRLASQLTRWDIDILTEAEESERRQEEFRKRTGLFVEALDVDDVIAGLLVTEGFGTVEELVDVEDEELSNVEGFDEDVAAELKRRAQAFLDRRDEELDEKRRALGVEDAVGEAGGFSPAMMVTLGEKGIKTLDDLGDLAADELIEILGTEAVDEDTANAIIMAAREHWFAAEGGAQEKTDDQPS, via the coding sequence ATGGCCGTGGACATCAGCATTGCCCGCCCGGAGCTTCTCCAGGTCGCGGATGCCGTGGCGCGCGAGAAGATGATCGAGCGCGACGAGGTGCTGGAGGCGATGGAGCAGGCCATCCAGAAGGCCGGCCGCGCCAAGTACGGGCACGAAAAGGACATCCGCGCCGTCATCGACCGCCGCACCGGCGAGGTGAAGCTGTCCCGCTGGTCCGAGGTGGTGGAGCAGGAGCCGGTCGAGAACGAGGACACGCAGATCCCGCTGCGCATCGCGCTCAAGGTGCAGCCGGGCATCACGGTAGGCGAGTTCATCGTCGACCCGCTGCCGCCGATCGACTTCGGCCGCATCGCCGCGCAGACCGCCAAGCAGGTGATCGTGCAGCGCGTGCGCGAGGTGGAGCGCGGCAAGCAGTTCAACGAGTACAAGGACCGCGTGGGCGAGGTCGTCAACGGCGTGGTCAAGCGCACCGAGTACGGCAACCTGATGGTCGACCTCGGCCGCGCGGAAGCCCTGCTGCGCCGGGACGAGACCATCGCGCGCGAAACCTTCCGCAACGGCGACCGCGTGCGCGCCTATATCTACGACGTGCGCGAGGAGCCGCGCGGCCCGCAGGTGTTCCTGAGCCGCACGCATCCGGGCTTCCTGGCCAAGCTCTTCGCGCAGGAGGTGCCGGAGATCTACGACGGCATCATCGAGATCAAGGCGGTGGCCCGCGACCCGGGCTCGCGCGCCAAGATGGCCGTGATCTCGCGCGACAGCTCGATCGACCCGGTGGGTGCCTGCGTCGGCATGCGCGGCTCGCGCGTGCAGGCGGTGGTGGCCGAGCTGCAGGGCGAGAAGATCGACATCATCCCCTGGTCCGGCGAGAACCCGACCTTCGTGGTGAACGCGCTGGCGCCGGCCGAGGTGACCAAGGTGGTGCTGGACGAGGAAACCCGCCGGGTTGAAGTCGTGGTGCCCGATGACCAGCTTTCGCTCGCCATCGGCCGCCGCGGCCAGAACGTGCGGCTGGCCAGCCAGCTGACCCGCTGGGACATCGACATCCTCACCGAGGCGGAAGAGTCCGAGCGCCGGCAGGAAGAGTTCCGCAAGCGCACCGGCCTGTTCGTCGAGGCGCTTGACGTGGACGACGTCATCGCCGGCCTGCTGGTCACCGAGGGCTTCGGCACGGTCGAGGAGCTGGTCGACGTGGAGGACGAGGAGCTGTCCAACGTTGAGGGCTTCGACGAGGACGTGGCCGCGGAGCTGAAGCGCCGCGCCCAGGCCTTCCTGGACCGCCGTGACGAGGAGCTGGACGAGAAGCGCCGCGCGCTTGGCGTCGAGGACGCGGTGGGCGAGGCCGGCGGCTTCAGCCCGGCCATGATGGTGACGCTGGGCGAGAAGGGCATCAAGACGCTGGATGACCTGGGCGACCTGGCGGCCGACGAACTGATCGAGATCCTGGGCACCGAGGCGGTGGACGAGGATACGGCGAACGCGATCATCATGGCGGCGCGCGAGCACTGGTTCGCGGCCGAGGGTGGTGCGCAGGAGAAGACCGACGACCAGCCTTCCTGA